cttcttcaaagagagagagagagagagagatttgggattcctcattcttccgattatttcctcaactgttaacacgaatacaaaggaaatttatacattccGGGAATgatcgaagatgaaataagaacgcttccagaatggtcTTCagggggtgagatttgcctcagaagcgtcttagctgataaatattacgattcgcacagaaagaaaattatgaataaatctttccttttgttatggttttttaattcctttctgtatttctttatcttctggATTCTCGGTCGTTCtattcgtttatgtatgtatgtatgtatgtatgtatgtatataagaaagttattatccactattgtctctctctctctctctctctctctctctctctctctctctctctctctctctctctctctctcaccttcatacctggagacatttggactccagttgaagccataagagaatttgctgtattctctctctctctctctctctctctctctctctctctctctctctctctctctctctcagtcctcaacttgcttttttttttttaaataatgctaaattcaggaaaggtttcggtaatcataaatatggtttatCAAGCATTCAAAGCATTTGGCATGAATtttgaaatggaggcaatgaagaaaacAGTAAGacttctccttaacggaggatggcaatggagatcagctctggaggaagagctggacttgtgcgaCGCAGCGCGTCAgaacctgcaggattacaggacccaaaacggGATGTGGCGGCgcctgcattctgcccttgggtacatcggtttatcaaacctggtcaggtacgaggaacccaacctgtcaccctgcgacggaactctggtgggcctggcgagggacattgtcggcggcgaagcagcggagaaggatgagattctccgtttggtcgaccaacatgtcctttggccgaagatggccttgctcttgggcacagctgcctttggcactgccGCCGTCggagtatttttctttttcaggtacctgtgtggaagaaacggaaaaggaggagagactgtgagagatgaagagcttttgcagaatcttctccagGAAATCcgagaaactacacaggaagaggatgagtttcttccagctgaaggaatgttccaggaagagctggaagagggtgagtttcttccagctgaaggaatgttccaggaagagctggaagagggcgagtttcttccagctgagggaatgttccaggaagagctggaagagggcgagtttcttccagctgaaggaatgttccaggaagagctggaagagggcgagtttcttccagctgaaggaatgttccaggaagagctggaagagggcgagtttcttccagctgaaggaatgttccaggaagagctggaagagggcgagtttcttccagctgaagaaatgttccaggaagagctggaagagggtgagtttcttccagctgaaagaatgttccaggaagagctggaagagagtgagtttcttccagctgaaggaatgttccaggaagagctggaagatagtgaatatcttccagctgaagaagcattccccgaagagctggaagatggtgaatttcttccagctgaagtagCTTTCCAGGaattcgatcttcctgctgaacaagaggtcgaggatgaactggaagatgaagtagatcttcctgcggaacaagaggtcgaggatgaactggaagatgaagtagatcctgcggaacaagaggtcgaggatgaactggaagatgaagtcgatcttcctgctgaacaagaggtcgaggatgaactggaagaagagatcgatctccctgctgaacaggaggtcgaggatgaactggaagaagagatcgatctccctgctgaacaggaggtcgaggatgaactggaagatgaagtagATCTTCCTGcagaacaagaggtcgaggatgaactggaagaagagatcgatctccctgctgaacaagaggtcgaggatgaactggaagaagagatcgatctccctgctgaacaggaggtcgaggatgaactggaagatgagatcgatctccctgctgaacaagaggtcgagaatgaactggaagatgagatcgatctccctgctgaacaagaggtcgaggatgaactggaagaagagatcgatctccctgctgaacaagaggtcgaggatgaactggaagaagagatcgatctccctgctgaacaagaggtcgaggatgaactggaagatgaaatcgatcttccagtggaagaacagctAACTGAGCCCgttcttcctcaaagaggagaagaaaaggatgtagaggaagagaaggaggaagaagaaaaagttcttactcttgaagaacatcggtctgaagacgattcaaaggcaGTGAGAAGTGATGAAAAACTCccaaagaaaaagaggagaaaaagaaagctctcaaaggaagagatcAGTAATGGCAAAGTGTCTAAGGAAGAAAGCAGTaatagtgaagtgtctaaggaagaaagcagtaatagtgaagtgtctaaggaagagatgaataacagagagctattaaagaaagagagaaataatggaaagctctcaaataaaaagaggagtaaTAAAAAACTCTCAAAGAGAGAGGATAGGAAAAGAcagctctcaaaggcagaaagaaaaaatagcaatcTCTCAAAGGAGCAGAGCAGTAATGAAGAGTTCTCAGAGGAAGAAGAGAGATTGGATTCTGATACATATGAAGTTCCTGTTCATAATTACTACAGTGTGTTGTCCGGTAAAGAGGATATGGACAGAAGTCCTTTGAAGTCGTCGTCACAAAAATCAGAAAGGAAGACTGCaaataagaaaagaggaagaggaggaagacgtAATAGAAACTGTAGAAAAAATTAAAAGCcccataaaataaaaacagaaaaaactgaaaaaaaaaaataataaaatgctaaaaaaaatctaaaaaaatacaaaatggaaaattaaaaaaagtggATAATTTTTTGTGAAAAAGTAGTTTAAGTTCactacttcgaaaaaaaaaattcaggatgtttagaataactgcccacctcaatggatttgtggctaaacccctcagctgaaatggtgcttggactaactgaaaaggatggctctgcagagggaagaaacctggctgattctagtatgctatgtaccttgatggggtgtacaggacctttgtcaagtgtacaaatggtcggatatctagatctattctttcggataccaaccttcgggtggttctgggggaataatctagaagaccggctctgcagagggatgaagctgggattcttctagtatgcagactagttcttggaggttgggccaaaaCCATTTTGCTGGGGGAAAGAAGCTGCATCAACTTTTTGAAGGTGGCATTTATGGTTTGGTGAACAGCAGCACCTTAAATAATATTTAGTAAATAGCAGCAGTAACAGAAGCTgctagcagcagtagcagcagcagcagcagcagcagcaacagtggAGCAGTAGCATTATTTAGCAGCACTGGAGCAGCAGTTCGATTGACTTTTTCTGTActtggctagctggagtgagggaagttggccgagacctatttcagtataaaggggctacctctggtgattataatatcgccaccaaaaaaaataaaaaacaaaaaaatggtgattataatatcgccaccaaaaaaaataaaaaacaaaaaaatggtgattataatatcgccacaaaaaaaaataaaaaacaaaaaaatggtgattataatatcgccaccaaaaaaaaaacaaaaaacaaaaaaaatggtgattataatatcgccaccaaaaaaaataaaaaacaaaaaaatggtgattataatatcgccaccaaaaaaaataaaaaacaaaaaaatggtgattataatatcgccaccaaaaaaataaaaaacaaaaaaatggtgattataatatcgccaccaaaaaaagtaaaaaacaaaaaaatggtgattataatatcgccaccaaaaaaaataaaaaacaaaaaaatggtgattataatatcgccaccaaaaaaaataaaaaacaaaaaaatggtgattataatatcgccaccaaaaaaaaataaaaaacaaaaaaatggtgactataatatcgccaccaaaaaaaataaaaaacaaaaaaatggtgattataatatcgccaccaaaaaaaaaaaatatttataggaaaaagggaataaaatttgtttgattttattttggaaaggaatttttttcttctgtttagttttgtttggaaaggaataatctttttgttaagttttgtgcttcacccattctggacaggttcaggacatcagtttcactggaaaggacaccaGAAACGATtcggcttgaaggacgcttggatagACTGCCCCCAGCTCACAGGACGCAAGGCTAActttccagcttgaacgatgcttggaataatctggaggattggtgctgcagaaggaagaaacctggctgagtttAGTATACTATGTActttgatggggtgtacaggacctttgtcaagtgtacaaatggtcagatatctagatctattcctttggataccaaccttcgggtggttctgggcgcataatctagaagactggctatgcagagggatgaagctgggattcttctagtatgcagacatgttcttggaggttgaaccaagacatctttggctggaaAGAGAAGCTACATCTTTTGGAGGTAGTCCTtcatcagtccaaatttttaggagctcgcagctgtggagcatcaaatagcaggagcagaagatagtaacagctagcaaaagttagcagcagtagcagaaccagcagcaatgggaaagcaacggttagcagtagctagcagcagtcgcagctgaagttagcagcagtatgcagcagacgttagcagaagcagctagcagcagctaggagcaacagcaagcagcatgtgctagcagcagcagcttgcagcagcaacagttgcagtagcgagcggctgcagcagaagcaagcagcagctacagcaggctgcagcagcagcagcagctagcaaaagcagcagcagctaccgaaggtagcagcagctgcagctagcaaaagcagcagcagcagcagtctgcaaaagcagcagtaagcagaagcagcagccgcaagcaagagcagcagtagcagcagcaagcagcagcactagcaacagcagcttgcagtagcaaatagcagcagctagtagccgaaagcaacgttgcagcatacaacagctaacaatagcagagactgcagctagcagcagcagtaattagcagctacaattgatagtagctaacagcatcagttatgagagagagcagaatctgccaacagctgtgggtcgtgagaaacaccaggaacagatgcagcaaaaaaaaaatgaaaatactaaaaaaattaaaaaaaaaaaatgaaaaaaaggcagcatacagaggaggaagagaaggaggaggagaagcagcaaaaaaaaaacaataaacaaaaaaatggtgattataatatcgccagcaaaaaaaaaaaaaaaatggtgattataatatcgccaccaaaaaaacaaaaaacaaaaaaatggtaattataatatcgccaccaaaaaaaaaaaaaataaaaatggtgattataatatcgccaccaaaaaaaaattaaaaaacaaaaaaatggtgattataatatcgccaccaaaaaaaaaaaaatggtgattataatatcgccaccaaaaaaaaaaagaaataaaaatggtgattataatatcgccaccaaaaaaaaataaaaaaatatgaaaaatggtgattataatatcgccaccaaaaaaaaattaaaaacaaaaaaatggtgattataatatcaccaccaaaaaaaataaaaaataaaaaaattgtgattataatatcgccaccaaaaaaaaaaaattaaataaaaatggtgattataatatcgccaccaaaaaaaaataaaaaacaaaaaatggtgattataacatggccaccaaaaaaaaataaaaacaaaaaaaatggtgattataatatcgccaccaaaaaaaataaaaaacaaaaaaatggttgattataatatcgccaccaaaaaaaaaagataaaaatgatgattataatatcaccacaaaaaaaaaattaaaaaacaaaaaaatggtgattataatatcgccaccaaaaaaaaatggtgattataatatcgccaccaaaaaagaaaaaaaaaatggtgattatgatatcgccaccaaaaaaaaacaaaacaaaaaaatggtgattataatatcgccaccaaaaaaaataaaaaatataaaaaatggttgattataatatcgccaccaaaaaaaaaaaaattta
This DNA window, taken from Palaemon carinicauda isolate YSFRI2023 unplaced genomic scaffold, ASM3689809v2 scaffold304, whole genome shotgun sequence, encodes the following:
- the LOC137636458 gene encoding uncharacterized protein, whose protein sequence is MNFEMEAMKKTVRLLLNGGWQWRSALEEELDLCDAARQNLQDYRTQNGMWRRLHSALGYIGLSNLVRYLCGRNGKGGETVRDEELLQNLLQEIRETTQEEDEFLPAEGMFQEELEEAEEAFPEELEDGEFLPAEVAFQEFDLPAEQEVEDELEDEVDLPAEQEEVEDELEDEVDLPAEQEVEDELEEEIDLPAEQEVEDELEDEIDLPVEEQLTEPVLPQRGEEKDVEEEKEEEEKVLTLEEHRSEDDSKAVRSDEKLPKKKRRKRKLSKEEISNGKVSKEESSNSEVSKEESSNSEVSKEEMNNRELLKKERNNGKLSNKKRSNKKLSKREDRKRQLSKAERKNSNLSKEQSSNEEFSEEEERLDSDTYEVPVHNYYSVLSGKEDMDRSPLKSSSQKSERKTANKKRGRGGRRSGHQFHWKGHQKRFGLKDAWIDCPQLTGRKANFPA